From a region of the Macrobrachium nipponense isolate FS-2020 chromosome 20, ASM1510439v2, whole genome shotgun sequence genome:
- the LOC135221145 gene encoding apolipoprotein D-like, producing MKCHVIILRCLTLAVMVSVISAELKMGKCKTHGEIDSMDNFDITKFVGEWYVVQGQRERGKCIMNYFFLRKSGKIKHGVKKQYDIVHKHWQLAGLFSVHHQKNHVLFLTEGQENCKSHIVANRLIITTNYYILETDYDSYALLYRCENFIFFRNEYAAILSRTWRLDPSIIKRLQKSVEKFGIKPEDFNRVYFHDCDSEDA from the exons ATGAAATGTCACGTGATCATCTTGCGATGTTTGACCCTTGCTGTGATGGTATCTGTTATCTCAGCGGAACTCAAAATGGGGAAGTGCAAAACTCATGGAGAAATCGACTCCATGGACAATTTTGATATAACGAAG TTCGTTGGCGAATGGTACGTAGTCCAAGGAcagagggaaagaggaaaatgCATCATGAACTATTTCTTCCTTCGTAAATCCGGAAAGATAAAGCATGGTGTCAAAAAACAGTACGATATTGTGCATAAGCACTGGCAATTAGCCGGTTTGTTTTCAGTCCACCATCAGAAGAACCATGTCCTCTTTCTGACCGAAGGGCAAGAAAATTGCAAGTCACATATAGTAGCCAATCGTCTAATTA TTACTACCAATTATTACATCTTGGAAACGGATTACGACAGTTACGCCCTTTTGTACCGGTGCGAGAACTTCATTTTCTTCAGAAACGAGTACGCTGCCATTCTCTCGAGAACATGGCGTCTGGATCCTTCCATCATCAAGAGG TTGCAGAAGTCAGTGGAGAAGTTCGGCATTAAACCAGAAGACTTCAACAGGGTCTATTTCCATGACTGTGACTCAGAAGATGCTTAG